A genomic region of Rutidosis leptorrhynchoides isolate AG116_Rl617_1_P2 unplaced genomic scaffold, CSIRO_AGI_Rlap_v1 contig323, whole genome shotgun sequence contains the following coding sequences:
- the LOC139882891 gene encoding cytochrome P450 71A19-like, producing the protein MALSFMLITLVFCAAIAIICLICTYSNTRDVENINPPPSPPKLPIIGNLHQIGKQLHRKLHSLSAKYGPLMILNLGSTPFLVISSSEIVDEIIKQQDVLISNRPTKKDVEMFFPNSNGLAFSQHGDYWRFLKKIFITQLLSSRKVEAFQSVREEETKKMMDKIKLASIKNTTSAVNLSELYVDINSSIFSRSAFGRVLNKDYESAGKLVKKAIQQDVLMGNTSRVNNIVNELQTFLDRVIEDHEYLNPYNEQSDVEKDFVDVLLNALKDQNA; encoded by the exons ATGGCTCTATCGTTTATGCTTATTACTCTAGTATTCTGTGCTGCAATTGCAATCATCTGTTTGATATGCACATACTCGAATACAAGAGATGTAGAGAATATTAATCCTCCTCCGTCCCCACCAAAGCTTCCAATTATAGGCAACCTCCACCAAATAGGCAAACAACTCCACCGAAAACTCCATTCTCTATCCGCCAAATATGGCCCCTTAATGATCCTCAACCTCGGAAGCACTCCATTTCTCGTGATTTCATCTTCAGAGATAGTTGATGAGATCATTAAACAACAAGATGTTCTAATTTCCAATAGACCTACTAAAAAAGATGTGGAAATGTTCTTCCCCAATTCCAACGGTTTGGCCTTTTCCCAACACGGTGACTATTGGAGATTCTTGAAGAAAATTTTCATAACTCAACTATTGAGTTCTCGGAAAGTCGAGGCTTTTCAGTCCGTGAGGGAAGAAGAAACAAAGAAAATGATGGACAAGATAAAGCTTGCAAGCATCAAGAATACTACTTCTGCGGTTAATCTAAGTGAGCTGTATGTTGACATTAACAGCTCTATATTTTCCAGATCCGCGTTCGGTAGAGTACTGAACAAGGACTATGAGAGTGCTGGGAAGTTGGTGAAGAAGGCAATTCAACAAG ATGTTCTAATGGGAAACACGTCACGTGTTAATAATATTGTCAATGAATTGCAAACTTTTCTTGATCGCGTGATTGAAGACCATGAATATTTGAATCCTTATAATGAGCAATCTGATGTGGAGAAAGACTTTGTTGATGTTCTCCTTAATGCTCTCAAGGATCAAAATGCTTGA
- the LOC139882889 gene encoding WRKY transcription factor 55-like → MEEVIHIMYQGSKLVTDLESTLPNLSNHPELLLKSCDEITNVFASARDKLNAWILQSSSKYQILQEQQQHIDPSLHEWIKRQILSASRSSTTTSNTQLGVSSEGDAQANVNVLDSGRPGSSNSQRPAPRRRKGDGEKRTVTLPAPQHGNTDLPPEDGFTWRKYGQKEILGCKFPRGYYRCTHQKLYHCPAKKQVQRLDNDPYMFEVTYRGIHTCHMSSTAPSVAPPPPEFTQGMSHHTSITTTSTSSTTFVPNSIPSAQWLSMEYRGRGASSAMAGGSSVGCGAGPSSSTRYGAADSVADMVDVMFNSGSSSTTNSIDFIFHPVDNKWDHSEDKNN, encoded by the exons ATGGAGGAGGTGATTCATATAATGTATCAAGGCTCGAAATTAGTTACAGATTTGGAGTCAACCCTACCGAATTTATCTAATCATCCTGAGTTACTCTTGAAGTCCTGTGATGAGATCACAAATGTATTTGCTTCTGCTCGAGACAAGCTCAATGCATGGATATTGCAATCATCTTCTAAATATCAAATTCTCCAGGAGCAGCAGCAACATATCGATCCGAGCTTACACGAATGGATAAAGAGGCAAATTCTTTCAGCTAGTAGGAGTAGTACTACTACTTCTAATACTCAACTCGGAGTTTCATCCGAAGGGGATGCTCAAGCCAATGTTAATGTATTGGATTCTGGAAGACCCGGTTCCTCTAATTCACAAAGACCAGCTCCAAGAAGAAG gaAGGGCGACGGAGAGAAGAGAACTGTGACACTCCCTGCTCCGCAACATGGAAACACTGACCTTCCTCCAGAAGATGGCTTCACTTGGAGAAAATATGGCCAAAAGGAGATTTTGGGTTGCAAATTTCCTAG GGGTTACTATAGGTGCACACACCAAAAACTATATCACTGTCCAGCCAAGAAGCAAGTGCAACGTCTAGACAACGATCCCTACATGTTCGAAGTAACCTATCGGGGCATCCACACGTGCCACATGTCATCCACTGCTCCATCCGTGGCCCCACCGCCACCGGAATTCACCCAAGGGATGAGTCATCACACTAGCATAACCACAACTAGTACTAGTAGTACTACTTTTGTACCAAATTCAATTCCATCGGCCCAGTGGCTCAGCATGGAATATCGTGGCAGAGGGGCCAGCAGCGCAATGGCCGGTGGCAGCAGTGTGGGTTGTGGTGCAGGGCCTTCCTCTTCTACCCGATATGGGGCGGCCGACTCGGTAGCGGACATGGTGGATGTGATGTTCAATTCCGGGAGTAGCAGCACAACTAATAGTATTGACTTCATTTTTCATCCAGTCGACAATAAATGGGATCATTCAGAGgataaaaataattaa